Proteins from one Malania oleifera isolate guangnan ecotype guangnan chromosome 4, ASM2987363v1, whole genome shotgun sequence genomic window:
- the LOC131153682 gene encoding uncharacterized protein LOC131153682, producing MPSASSFSNSHFSESQTLSQHKKTLRGKGSNPRRGSWHSSSQPLLISDSTLTVSLSQISFSILDSSPFLTPNSPLLSSPLDLVCCSVSDGPDLSSPESPLLCSGSGALQRAGAGPVLSSPLVRWRCYLMGLPMLSLCYPQTQKLRISEEQKLQRMPALWLTLKGSLNCKSKPSDVHDPSGSTKKNNPGKGNGCSKSISNLKGAVHGNRKRTRQRQPPSSSPRSIGSSEIHNPKPNGVVLRNSSSGGEVKQKGLGEGIVSSPVLEGTSRPETPCGCPRARSSRPSLKLDPSYPSTPPRGHSGKEGSSSGGSAVSGGRVDSGDGSGRQSVTRMVAALRTECDASPNLTCQKCGKQLEEFGGIDSHRPSKNAITELVEGESSRRIVEIICRTSWFKSEDITYEWIDRVLKVHNRQNTLDQFEEYREMVKLKASKLATKHPRCLADGNELLRFYGTTIACSLGTNGSSSLCNLENCSVCQILRHGFSAKKESNGVLGVFTTSTCDRAFETIEPLEENQPMRKALMVCRVIAGRVHKPLENFQELDSQSGFDSLAGKLCEHSNIEELYLLNPRALLPCFVVICGAG from the exons ATGCCTTCGGCTTCAAGCTTTAGCAATTCTCACTTCTCAGAGTCTCAGACTCTCAGTCAACACAAAAAAACCTTAAGGGGCAAGGGCTCTAACCCCCGCCGTGGGTCGTGGCACTCAAGCTCTCAGCCTCTCCTCATCTCTGACTCAACTCTCACAgtctcactctctcaaatctcattCTCAATCCTCGATTCCTCTCCTTTCCTGACTCCtaactctcctctcctctcctctcctcttgaTCTGGTGTGTTGCAGCGTGTCGGACGGCCCCGACCTGTCCTCTCCTGAGTCTCCTCTCCTCTGCTCTGGATCGGGTGCATTGCAACGTGCCGGTGCCGGACCTGTCCTCTCATCTCCTCTGGTGCGTTGGCGCTGCTACTTGATGGGCCTGCCGATGCT ATCCCTTTGCTATCCTCAAACCCAAAAATTAAGAATATCAGAAGAACAGAAGCTGCAGAGGATGCCAGCGCTTTGGCTTACTCTGAAGGGATCACTGAACTGCAAATCCAAGCCTTCGGACGTTCACGATCCGAGCGGCAGCACTAAGAAAAACAACCCAGGAAAAGGAAATGGGTGTTCTAAGTCCATATCAAATCTCAAGGGTGCTGTGCATGGAAATAGAAAGCGCACGCGACAGAGACAACCACCAAGTTCAAGTCCAAGATCAATTGGAAGCAGTGAAATCCACAACCCCAAACCCAATGGAGTAGTTCTTAGAAATAGTTCATCTGGTGGTGAAGTAAAACAGAAGGGGCTTGGTGAGGGTATTGTGTCCTCCCCAGTACTTGAGGGTACCTCAAGGCCTGAGACGCCCTGTGGCTGCCCCAGAGCCAGAAGCAGCAGGCCTTCACTGAAACTGGATCCCTCCTATCCCAGTACCCCACCCAGAGGGCATTCTGGGAAGGAAGGGTCTAGCAGTGGCGGCTCTGCAGTTTCCGGTGGCAGAGTGGATAGTGGCGATGGTAGTGGCCGCCAGTCGGTGACCCGGATGGTGGCAGCTCTCCGGACGGAATGCGATGCTTCTCCGAATCTAACCTGCCAGAAGTGTGGAAAGCAGTTGGAAGAGTTTGGAGGCATCGATTCGCATCGTCCCTCCAAGAATGCTA TAACTGAACTAGTTGAAGGTGAGTCATCCAGGAGGATAGTAGAGATAATATGCCGAACAAGCTGGTTCAAATCCGAGGACATAACCTACGAGTGGATCGATCGGGTATTGAAGGTTCACAACAGGCAAAACACTCTTGACCAATTTGAAGAGTACAGAGAAATGGTGAAGTTAAAAGCCAGCAAACTGGCAACGAAGCACCCACGCTGCTTGGCAGATGGAAATGAGCTGCTGAGGTTCTATGGCACAACCATAGCGTGCTCGCTCGGCACGAATGGCTCCTCCAGCCTCTGTAACTTGGAGAACTGCAGTGTGTGCCAAATTTTAAGACATGGGTTCTCTGCAAAGAAGGAATCGAATGGTGTTTTGGGGGTTTTTACTACCTCCACATGTGACAGGGCCTTTGAAACCATTGAACCACTAGAGGAAAACCAGCCTATGAGGAAAGCTTTAATGGTGTGCAGAGTAATTGCGGGGAGGGTTCATAAGCCTTTGGAGAATTTTCAAGAGCTGGACAGTCAATCAGGATTTGATTCATTGGCTGGGAAACTCTGTGAGCATTCAAATATTGAGGAACTCTATTTGCTAAACCCCAGAGCTCTCCTCCCTTGCTTTGTGGTAATCTGTGGAGCTGGTTGA